A single region of the Rubrobacter aplysinae genome encodes:
- a CDS encoding bifunctional acetate--CoA ligase family protein/GNAT family N-acetyltransferase encodes MVQTRGSKNTDPAHDVLGYERQPLDAIFKPETVAVIGASEREGSVGRTLMWNLISNPFGGTVYPVNPKRQNVMGIRAYPSIGEVPERVDLAVIVSPAPSVPGIISECVDAGVSGAIVISAGFREVGEEGAELERRVMQEARRGDMRVVGPNCLGLMNPILGMNATFAGAMANPGSVGVLSQSGALLTSILDRSFAENVGFSAFVSVGSMMDVGWGDLIYYLGDDPKTKSIVVYMESIQDARSFLSAAREVALTKPIIVIKAGRTEAAGEAAASHTGALAGSDEVLDAAFRRSGVLRVESISELFDMAEVLSKQPRPKGPRLTVLTNAGGPGVLATDALVEGGGELARISDGTMEELNGFLPAPWSHGNPIDVLGDANPDRYAQALETASDDPDSDGMLVILTPQDMTDPTGTAEKLAPYARSSKKPVIASWMGGPNVAEGKEILNQAGIPTFDYPDTAARAFDNMWRYTYNLRGIYETPSLAVEEDVGREMARRMIDDARDAGRTLLTEAESKSLLGSYSIPTTETRVATSADEAVEQAGRMGYPVVLKLHSETITHKTDVGGVELNLADAGAVSAAFERIRGAVTEDGFDGVTVQPMVSTRGYELILGSSLDPQFGPVVLFGSGGSLVEVYRDRALALPPLNTTLARRMMEGTRISEALKGVRGQEPVDEAALEGLLVRFSQLVVEQPRIKEIDINPLLASGEGLLALDARVVLHEPDAEEENLPKPAVRPYPVQYVQEVELADGERATVRPIRPEDEPLMVKFHESLSERSIYMRYFHMMNLDQRTAHDRLTRICFIDYDREMALVAERRNPETGEREIMGVGRLSRQGGSPEEAEYSILISDAFQRRGLGTLLLERLLEVGREEGLKKITAEILYDNRAMQGISRKVGFKLRRDTEEGVFKAELDLLQPAA; translated from the coding sequence ATGGTACAGACCAGAGGTTCCAAGAACACCGACCCGGCGCACGACGTACTCGGCTACGAGCGGCAGCCGCTCGACGCCATCTTCAAGCCCGAGACGGTCGCCGTGATCGGGGCTTCAGAGCGCGAGGGCAGCGTCGGGCGGACGCTGATGTGGAATCTGATCTCGAACCCCTTCGGCGGCACGGTGTATCCCGTAAACCCCAAGCGGCAGAACGTGATGGGCATCCGGGCCTACCCGAGCATCGGCGAGGTGCCCGAGCGGGTGGACCTCGCCGTAATAGTCTCCCCCGCCCCGAGCGTGCCCGGCATCATCTCCGAGTGCGTCGACGCCGGGGTATCCGGCGCAATCGTCATCTCCGCCGGGTTCCGCGAGGTCGGCGAGGAGGGCGCGGAGCTAGAGCGCCGGGTCATGCAAGAGGCCCGGCGCGGCGACATGCGCGTCGTGGGGCCGAACTGCCTCGGCCTGATGAACCCCATCCTGGGCATGAACGCGACCTTCGCCGGGGCGATGGCGAACCCCGGCAGCGTCGGCGTGCTCAGCCAGAGCGGGGCACTCCTGACCTCCATTTTGGACCGCAGCTTCGCGGAGAACGTCGGGTTCTCGGCGTTCGTCAGCGTCGGCTCGATGATGGACGTTGGCTGGGGAGATCTAATCTACTACCTCGGCGACGACCCGAAGACCAAATCCATCGTCGTGTACATGGAGTCCATACAGGACGCCCGATCGTTCCTCTCCGCCGCCCGCGAGGTCGCCCTCACCAAGCCGATCATAGTTATAAAGGCCGGCCGCACCGAGGCCGCCGGAGAGGCCGCCGCCTCCCATACCGGCGCGCTCGCGGGCTCTGACGAGGTGCTCGACGCCGCCTTCCGCCGCAGCGGCGTGTTGCGGGTGGAGTCCATCTCCGAGCTCTTCGACATGGCAGAGGTGCTCTCCAAGCAGCCGCGCCCCAAGGGTCCGCGGCTCACGGTACTCACGAACGCCGGCGGCCCCGGCGTTCTGGCTACGGACGCGCTGGTCGAGGGCGGCGGCGAGCTTGCCCGCATCTCCGACGGCACGATGGAGGAGCTAAACGGCTTCCTCCCGGCCCCCTGGAGCCACGGCAACCCCATAGACGTGCTCGGGGACGCAAACCCCGACCGCTACGCCCAGGCTCTGGAGACCGCCTCGGACGACCCGGACAGCGACGGGATGCTCGTAATCCTGACGCCCCAGGACATGACCGACCCCACCGGGACCGCCGAAAAGCTCGCCCCCTACGCCCGCTCCTCTAAAAAGCCCGTGATCGCGAGCTGGATGGGCGGCCCAAACGTCGCCGAGGGCAAGGAGATACTGAACCAGGCCGGCATCCCGACCTTCGACTACCCGGACACCGCCGCCCGCGCCTTCGACAACATGTGGCGCTACACCTACAACCTGCGCGGTATCTACGAGACACCCTCACTCGCCGTCGAGGAGGACGTGGGCCGCGAGATGGCCCGGCGCATGATCGATGACGCCCGGGACGCGGGCCGCACGCTGCTTACCGAGGCCGAGTCCAAGAGCCTGCTGGGCTCCTACAGCATCCCGACCACCGAGACCCGCGTAGCCACGAGCGCCGACGAGGCCGTCGAGCAGGCCGGGAGGATGGGCTATCCGGTGGTGCTGAAGCTGCACTCGGAGACGATCACCCACAAGACCGACGTCGGCGGCGTGGAGCTGAACCTCGCCGACGCCGGAGCCGTGAGCGCCGCCTTCGAGCGGATACGCGGCGCCGTTACCGAGGACGGCTTCGACGGCGTCACCGTGCAGCCCATGGTCTCGACCCGGGGCTACGAGCTGATCCTGGGCTCAAGCCTCGACCCGCAGTTCGGGCCCGTCGTGCTCTTCGGAAGCGGCGGCTCGCTGGTGGAGGTGTACCGCGACCGGGCGCTGGCCCTGCCGCCGCTCAACACCACCCTCGCCCGCCGCATGATGGAGGGCACCCGCATCAGCGAGGCCCTGAAGGGCGTGCGCGGCCAGGAGCCGGTGGACGAGGCCGCACTCGAAGGGCTGCTGGTGCGCTTCTCGCAGCTCGTCGTCGAGCAGCCCCGGATAAAGGAGATAGACATAAACCCGCTGCTCGCCTCGGGTGAAGGGCTCCTGGCTCTGGACGCCCGGGTGGTATTACACGAGCCCGACGCGGAAGAAGAGAACCTGCCAAAGCCCGCGGTACGCCCTTATCCGGTGCAGTACGTGCAGGAGGTGGAGCTGGCGGACGGAGAGCGCGCGACGGTGCGCCCGATCCGGCCCGAAGACGAGCCGCTGATGGTCAAGTTCCACGAGTCGCTCTCGGAGCGCAGCATCTACATGCGCTACTTCCACATGATGAACCTCGACCAGCGCACGGCCCACGACCGCCTGACCCGCATCTGCTTTATAGACTACGACCGCGAGATGGCGCTGGTGGCCGAGCGCCGCAACCCCGAAACTGGGGAGCGCGAGATCATGGGCGTGGGCCGTCTCTCACGGCAGGGCGGCTCCCCGGAGGAGGCCGAGTACTCCATCCTCATCAGCGACGCCTTCCAGCGCCGGGGCCTCGGCACGCTCCTTTTGGAGCGGCTGCTGGAGGTCGGGCGGGAAGAAGGCCTGAAGAAGATAACCGCCGAGATCCTGTACGACAACCGCGCCATGCAGGGCATCTCCCGCAAGGTGGGCTTCAAGCTCCGCCGCGACACCGAGGAAGGCGTCTTCAAGGCGGAGCTCGACCTGTTACAGCCGGCGGCGTAG
- a CDS encoding DMT family transporter, with protein MAVSPPQRPAYALLVVAAASLWGTTGTAQALAPAGANPVAVGAVRVLIGGAALVTFALLGGLLSRGGSPVKAGAAWAPGAVAAAALGVALYQPLFFAGVALSGVSVGTVVAIGSAPVMAGLVGFAALGERPGGLWAVATVLAVAGCGLLLGSGGPVEVSVTGVLCALGAGLCYGSYATASKVLLDRGVPQSSVMAAAFGLGGALLVPALFFVDLGWLVEPSGVAAALHLGLIATAVAYLLFARGLSGLPVATAATLSLAEPLTAGALGFLLLGERLPPVALVGATLLLGGLFAASREE; from the coding sequence ATGGCCGTTAGCCCCCCGCAGCGTCCGGCGTACGCCCTGCTCGTGGTCGCGGCGGCCTCTCTGTGGGGCACCACCGGGACCGCCCAGGCGCTCGCGCCCGCCGGTGCAAACCCGGTGGCGGTCGGCGCGGTGAGGGTGCTGATAGGCGGGGCCGCGCTGGTGACCTTCGCGCTGCTCGGCGGGCTCCTCTCGCGCGGCGGGTCACCGGTCAAGGCAGGCGCCGCGTGGGCCCCCGGGGCGGTAGCCGCCGCCGCGCTGGGCGTCGCGCTGTATCAGCCGCTGTTCTTCGCCGGGGTCGCCCTCTCCGGGGTCTCCGTCGGGACGGTGGTCGCAATCGGCAGCGCACCGGTCATGGCCGGGCTCGTCGGCTTCGCGGCACTCGGAGAGCGTCCCGGAGGACTGTGGGCGGTGGCGACCGTTCTGGCAGTGGCGGGCTGCGGGCTCTTGTTGGGCTCCGGCGGTCCGGTAGAGGTATCTGTGACGGGGGTGCTGTGCGCACTGGGCGCCGGGCTCTGCTACGGCTCCTACGCCACGGCAAGCAAGGTGCTCCTGGACCGCGGCGTGCCGCAGTCCTCGGTCATGGCCGCCGCCTTCGGGCTCGGGGGCGCGCTGCTGGTACCGGCGTTGTTCTTCGTGGACCTCGGCTGGCTCGTGGAGCCCTCCGGCGTGGCCGCGGCGCTGCACCTGGGTCTGATCGCGACGGCCGTGGCCTATCTGCTCTTCGCCAGGGGCCTCTCGGGACTGCCGGTCGCAACCGCCGCGACGCTCTCGCTCGCCGAGCCGCTCACCGCCGGCGCGCTCGGATTCTTGCTGCTGGGAGAGCGGCTGCCGCCCGTCGCGTTGGTCGGCGCGACGCTACTCCTGGGCGGGCTGTTCGCCGCCTCCCGGGAGGAATGA